GTCACGCTGCGTGGTCACAACGGCTGCGGCAACATCCAGAGTTTTCTCCAGCGGCACAAAACCGAAGTCGTCAGCACGGCGCGGATACGTCGCAGTGTCGCCGTGCGTCATCGCCAGACCGCCGCCAACCAGCACGTTAAAGCCGACCAGCTGACCGTTTTCCGCAATCGCGACGAAGTTCAGGTCGTTCGCGTGAACATCCACATCATTCTGCGGCGGGATCACGACCGTGGTCTTGAATTTACGCGGCAGATAGTTCGAGCCCAGAATCGGCTCTTCATCTTTATGGCCTTCCAGCTTCTCACCATTCAGCCAGATTTCCGCGTAGGCGCGGGTTTTCGGCAGCAGATGCTCACTGATTTTCTTAGCCCACTCGTACGCCTGCTGGTGCAGCTCAGACTCAACCGGGTTCGAGGTACACAGAACGTTCCGGTTTACGTCCCCGGCGGTCGCAATCGAGTCGATGCCGTAGTCGTTCAGCGTCTGATGCATCAGTTTGATGTTCGGTTTCAACACACCATGAAACTGGAACGTCTGGCGGGTGGTCAGACGGATACTGCCGTACATGGTTTTGTCCTGCGAGAACTGATCAATCGCCAGCCATTGTTTTGGCGTAATGATCCCGCCCGGCATCCGGGCACGCAGCATCACGTTATGCAGCGGTTCCAGTTTCTGCTTCTGACGCTCAGGGCGAATATCGCGGTCGTCCTGCTGATACATACCGTGGAAACGGATCAACTGGAAGTTGTCTGCGGTAAAGCCACCGGTAATGCGGTCCTGAAGATCCTCTGCAATAGTCCCGCGCAGGAAGTCACTTTCGCGTTTCAGACGTTCGTTATCGGACAGTTTCTCAGTCATTAGTACACATCCTTCTGGTAGCGTTTGGCTTTACGCAAATCATTCAAATATTGCTCTGCATCTTCACGGCTCTTGCCGCCCTGCTGCTCGGCCACAGTGATCAGTGCTTCATGCACGTCTTTGGCCATCCGGTTCGCGTCACCACAGACATAAAGATGGGCGCCATCCTGCAGCCATTGCCATACTTCCGCCGCGTTCTCCAGAATGCGGTGCTGGACATAAACTTTTTCTTGCTGGTCACGGCTGAAAGCCACGTCCAGTCGGGACAGAACACCGTCTTTCAGGTATTTCTGCCATTCCACCTGATACAGGAAATCATCCGTAAAGGTGCGATCGCCGAAGAACAGCCAGTTTTTCCCTTCTGCGTCACGGTTATCCCGTTCCTGGATAAACGCACGGAAAGGTGCAATACCCGTTCCCGGACCAATCATGATCACCGGCGTATTATCATCAGCCGGCAGTTTGAAGTTGTTGTTGCCTTCCACGAAGACCCGGACATTCGCGCCTTCTTCCAGGCGGTGGGCCAGATAACCGGAGGCCCCGCCGAAGCGGCTTTCTTCGCCCTGCTGGTATTCCACCAGACCGACTGTCAGATGCACTTCCTCACCCACTTCCTCCTGGCTGGAAGCAATGGAGTACAGCCGCGGCGTCAGACGGCGCAGCAAACCTTGCAGCTGTTCGGCCGTCAGCTCAGTTTTCTTCTCAGCAAAGACATCAATCACCTGAGTGTTCGCCGCGTATTCGCGCAGCTTGTCTTTGTGTTCCACCAGTTTCAGCAGTTTTTTGCTGCCGGACAGTTCAGCGAATTTGGTCACCAGTTGCGGGTTGGCAGCCGTGATTTCATATTTGCTGACCAGTGCGTCTTTCAGGCTCAGGGTTGCACCGTCCACCTCAACACTTGCATCAGCGCTCAGGCCAACCTTGGCGGCCAGAGCTTCAGCCAGTGCCGGATCATTGTCATACCAGACACCCAGTGCATCACCCGGCTGATAGGTCAGGCCGGACTCAGCCAGGTCAATCTCGACATGGCGAACATCCTTGCCTGAATCACGGCCCGTGATCTTCTGGCTCAGCAGCAGCTCAGCCGGATACGGATTTTGCTTGTTGTACTGAGAAACGGCCGCCTGCGCACTCTGCCCGACCGGCAGTTGCACCACTTCCGCATCACCGCCGCCCAGCAGTTCGTCTTTGATGGATTCCAGCGCCTTGGCACGCCATTCGGCAGCAGGTGCATCGTAATCCACATCACAGTCGATCCGATCCACAAAAGGTTTGGCACCCAGCTTGCTCAGATAGCTGTCGAAGTCTTTTGCCGTCTGGCAGAAAAATTCATAACTGGAGTCGCCCAGACCCAGCACGGCGTAGTTCAGGTTCGGCAGCTTCGGTGCACGCTTGGACTGCAGAAATTCATGCAGTTCCATGGCGTCATCCGGAGCTTCCCCTTCACCGTGGGTGGAAGCGACAATCACCACATGCGTTTCTTTGGTGAGGTTTTTGCCTTTATAGTCACCGGATGCAAATACATCCGCCTGAATACCGGCTGCAACCGCTTCCTCCTTCAGCGCCTGAGCCACGCCTTTGGCGTTCCCGGTCTGAGAGGCATAAATAATGGTCAGTTTGCCAGCCGGTTTGGCAGCCACCGCGGCCACAGGCTGACCGGCAGGCTGCTGACCTGCCGACTGGGTTTGACTGAGTCCCCAAAAATAACCGCTGATCCAGGCCAGCTGCTGGGATGACAGTTCTGCGACTGCCTGTTGCAACTGACCAATCTGCTGATCATTGAGAGGGCTGGCTAAAGCCGAGAGTTCCTTAAGTAACATGACACGACGATCCCTTTACATTGCGTAATGGGTAGATTAGCTATTCGACGAAATAACAAGAAAGAATAGATAAGAATGTTTTATAACTTTTTGGAAGAGAGAATCAGCAGAGAAGAAGAAAACGTGCCCAATCCGGAGACTGGGCAACACAGAGATCAGAAATGATCAGCGATCCGGACCTGATGGAAACCGACTTCAAACGCCCGCTCAGTGGCGGTATCAATGTCCCGGTAGCACTTTTCACTGCCAGCACCGTCGGTCAGGGTGACAAAGCCACCTCGGCGATGACGAAATTCCACCACCCAGCCGTTTGCCTGGAGAGATGGCTCAATAACCGCTTCTACAATTTCACTGTTGGCGTATAAACGCTGTAACTCGGTAATTGTCATCGGCCTGATTCCTGCGTGATTGCCCTTTTAAACATGGCTCATAACTGGAAAAACAGGCAACAAAAAAGCCATGCAAGAAGCATGGCTTTTTTCAGCATTGATAGGTCGATCAGAAATCGACTTCGACACCGGCAAAGAAACCGTCCAGTTTCACTTTGCCACCCAGCGGGTTGTTGATCGCGTCAAAATCGTAATCCATCACACGGTAACCACCGCGCAGGTTCAGATCGGCTGCTACCAGCGGAATCGTGAACTTCAGACCGGCTTTTGCATCCAGCGTGCTGGTGCCGTCGAATTCACCCACGTTACCTTCAGCAAAGGCAGTCAGCGGTGTCATCGGGAAACCAATCTCGACATTCCCGTAAACAGCAGGCTGCCACTCATCGTCGAACGTCTGAATATGGCCCTGAGCATTGTATTCACCATTGGTGAATTTGATCAGAGATACACCCACATCGACAGAAACCAGATCGTTATCCAGGATCTCGTAATAAGCAGTCAGGTCTGTTTGTTTAAATGCCACTGCATCCGCTTCGATATTGGCATAAGCAATTCGCGCATTTGGAATCAGTGGAACAAAATGTTCAAACGAGGCGTAGAACGAAGGAACTGTGTTATCGCCACCGTCTACAGCGTCGTTAATTTCAGCACTGCTAAACCACGCATCCGCGCCCACAGTACCGCCTAACAGCATATCAGCCTGGGCTGGTACAGCTGTCGCCAGCGCCACTGCTACGGCCGCTGCTGAAAGCATCGTTTTTTTCATTTTTGAGTCTCCGCTCGTTATCTTTTGCTTTGCTTTTGCTGCGCCAGACTATACCAGATGCTGTTTAAGAAAACCGCATTTCGTCAATGAGAATCAGGGATTTGGGTCAAGCTCACTTTTTGAACACGCTGTTATTTGCGTCTATGCATATCGCGATAACGACCGCTGCGATACGGGTTATCCCGACGTGCATTTCGATAGATCCAAACGCCAATCGCAATCAGGATAATCCATGGCAACAGCTTGATGACCACCCCCAGCAAACCTGCCAGCGCCATCACCACAAATCCGGCCGCGATGGCAACCATCATGCCCAGCAGACTGACACCCGTCATCACCAACACACCGGCAAATACCAGCAGAAATAAAATTTCAACCATTCCAATCTCTCCATTTACACCAGAAATTCTCAGACAGAACACAGTTCACCATGTTTCTGAGGATGATAATACAGATAACTTAGCAGGTTTCGGGCCAACCTCCCGAATTGAATCAAATCTTTATCTATCAAGCAGATACAAAAACGCCGCAACCCGAGGCTGCGGCGTCTTCAGCACAGATTAGCGAATTTCACCAGACCCTTCGGTTAAATTCACCAAATCGCTTTCATCCGGATCACACATCCAGATGTGCAGGAATCTTGTCCAGCGCCTGCTGTACCACCTCAATGCCTGCGCCCGGTTTGTGGGCATTCTCACTGATATGGCGACGCCACTGGCGTGCACCCGGCATATTCTGGAACAATCCCAGCATGTGGCGTGTGATATGGCCCAGATAGGACCCGTTCGCCAGCTGGCGCTCAATATAAGGATACATGGCCTCGACCACTTCGCGGCGCTTCTTGATTGGGCGATCACAACCAAAAAGCTGCTGATCCAGTTCGGCCAGCATATATGGATTCTGATACGCCTCGCGACCCACCATGACACCATCCAGATGTGCCAGATGCGCTTCAATCTCGGCCAGTGTTTTGACACCGCCATTGATTGCCATCGTCAGATGCGGAAAGTCCTGCTTCAGCTGATACACACGCGGGTAATCCAGTGGCGGAATTTCGCGGTTTTCTTTCGGGCTCAGGCCACTCAGCCAGGCTTTACGGGCATGAATGGTGAAATTGTCGCAACCGCCTTTCTCAGACACAGTGCCGACAAAATCAACCAGGAACTGATACGAATCCTGCTCATCAATCCCGATCCGGGTTTTCACCGTCACCGGAATATCGACCACTTCACGCATGGCAGAAACACACTGTGCCACCAGATCCGCCTCGCCCATCAGACAAGCACCAAAGCGGCCGTTCTGAACACGGTCCGACGGGCAACCCACATTCAGGTTCACCTCATCATAACCGCGATCCTGCGCCAGCCTGGCACAATGCGCCAGATCCGCCGGATTCGAACCACCCAGCTGCAATGCCAGCGGATGTTCTTCCTCGTTATACGCCAGAAAGTCGCCCTTGCCGTGAATAATGGCCCCGGTGGTCACCATCTCGGTGTACAGCAGCGCATGCTCAGACAGCAGCCGGTGGAAGTAACGGCAATGGCGGTCAGTCCAGTCCAACATGGGTGCGACGGAGAAACGGCAAGTCGGGTATTGAGTAGGGTTTTCAGGTTTCATCATGGCTTACTTACGATCTGGATACTGTATATATATACATGAGTTTGCTAACCTCTCGCCCCAAATCTTCAATTCGTACGTATATGGTACGTATAAAAAGAGTAGGACAATGGCATCATTCAGCATTAGAAAACGTACGCTGAAAAGCGGTGAAAGCCGCTACACAGTTGAACTCATCGTCAAAAAGAATTCGCAGATTATACACAGAGAGTCCAAAACATTCAGGAAAAAAGAGCTCGCCCGAACCTACGCCCGCAAGCGTCTGAACGAGCTGGAAAACCCCATGCACTCTGGCTTGAAAACCGTCTTGCTATCTGCATTGCTGGATATGTACATCGGTGACAGGGACTTATGGGACAGAACAGGCCGGACGAAACAATACGTACTTCGGATGCTCCGGGACTGTGACATCTCCTTAGTGGAGAGTAGCAAGCTCAAAACCAGTGATCTGATTCAGCACTGCCGCCACCGGAAAGCCGCCGGAGCAAAGCCAGCGACAATTTATCACGATATTGCTTACCTGCGCTCAGTGATGAAAAAAGCAGGCCCGGTGTTCAACGTAGATGCGAACCATGCCATCTTTGAAGAAGCCGTGCCTGTACTCCATGATATGGGCTTAGTGGGCAAAAGTCAGAAACGTACCCGACGGCCAACCGGGGAAGAACTGGAGCTGTTGAAAGAGGGGCTGCTGGCCCGCCAGTCCTACCGTAGCAACGGCAAGATCCGGATTCCGTTCGTCGATATTCTGGATTTCAGCATTCTGACCTGTATGCGTATCGGGGAAGTTTGCCGCCTGCGCTGGGAAGACCTCAACGAAGCACACAAAACAATTCTTGTCCGAGATCGCAAAGACCCGCGCAAGAAAGAAGGTAATCACATGATCGTACCGCTGCTGGGCGAATCCTTTGATATCGCCATGCGGCAAGATAGAAGCAATGAGCTGATTTTCCCCTACAACCCGCGAAGCGTCACGGCAGGCTTCCAGCGAGTCAGGAACAGCTTAGGGATTGAGGACTTGCGTTATCACGACTTACGCCGGGAAGGTGCAAGCCGCTTGTTTGAGCGAGGATACAGCATCGAGGATGTGGCACAGGTGACGGGGCATCGCAACCTGAACATTCTTTGGCAGGTGTATACACAGTTACATCCGCATAAGTTGCATGAACAGTATTAATGAACGGCTCCCCAATTTGGGAGCCCATCTACAAATCGTACTGGCTCAACACTCTTACTAGATACTGAATTTATCTTTGATAGTTTCGTGTTAACCTATTCAGAATCATTAAAAATTTAACATCGTTTTATCGATTGGGACTTGCATGGAAAGTAATGAATTAATTTGGACACCAAAATTAATAATTGATTTGATTGATAAGGTTATCTGGCCAGCAACTATTATTTTTTTAGGTGTTAGATTTCGCGCTAGTATTTCCAATACTTTGAAAAGTTTTTTTTCTAAAAATACATTAACAGAATTTTCCGCCTCACTAAGTGGAGTAGCGGCTAAATTCGCTGCTGACAAACAATCAGTTGAGTCAAGTGAGAAAGTAAGCTTACTACCTTCGGAATTACCGGAGGGTATGACACTTGAGTCTGTAAAAGCAAAGCAAAGTAATGATACCACTGAATATAGTGAATTTCTATTAGGCTCAATGCGAGAGCATCTATCCGCATTGAATCTATCGGATAATGATGCAATCGAACTATTGCTCAAAGAAGCATCAATCCTAAGGAGTACCATTCATTTCGGTGAGATAAGTAGAGTTTTATTTCGATCTCAGTTTGACATACTCGAATCAATTGCCAACCAGAATGGACATATAAGCAAAATTAATTTTCAACGTTATTTTGAAAAACAGAAAAATTCGTTACCAGAGGCATTTTCTGGCTGGGATTGGATAAAATACGCAGCTTTCCCTGTTAGTTCGGGACTAATTACTGATGATGGTGATAATTACAGAATAACCATCTATGGTTCTTCGTACATAAAGTTTCTATCTAAATACCCCCAACTTATAGAAAACCTCCCAAAACTCTAACTACTTCCTCAAAAGTAACCCGCCAGAAATGGCGGGTTGATAATTATTTTCGCTTCCGCTTCACGGTCGCATTCTTCGCTTTCACCACCCGGCCACCTTTCGCGAAGCGGTAGCCTTTCTTCAGTGTGCCGTTACGTTTCAGTCCTGTCTTAGCCATTCTTTTTCCCCGGTTGTATGTTCATGGTTTCCAGTATCGTCAGGCGCTTGTCCTGCTTGTACAGGACGATAAGCAGCGCGATCATGGTGGGCGGTAAGCCCATCGCCGTCAGTTGTTGCAGTATTTCTATCATGTGGGTTTGCCTCTGAGTTTTTGTGAGAAGAATTCGAGCAGGTAGCGCACCATAGAGCGCATTCCCAGCACATCCACGACGATGGCCCCAACCACGTACCAGTAAGGCTCCGGAATGTTCCGCAGCGCCTGAAAGCCCGCATCCACGTACACCGCATAGTCAGGCCAGAAGCACAGCACCAAGGGCGTGAACACAACCAGCAAGATGAATTCATCTTTCCAGCCCCGGTCCTTGAGACTCAGCTCATCCAGATTCGCCGCCTGCTCGTCGCCGTACTCCAACCGCTTGAGCCGGGCGGCGTGCTTGGCCTGCTCCAGCTCGTCTTTACGCTTCAGCGCTTCCGCCTTGTTCTGGCTGTGCTGCTGCCAAGCTGCCACCCCACCCGTGATAAGGCTCAAGATTGCACTCAGCATTACGCCGCCTGAATACCAGCATTCAGCACCCGGTCACTGTAGGGCTGCACGCCGTTTTCATAGCGGATAATCAGAGGAACTAAGGCCATCGTTTCCGCCTCTGACAGCGACATGTCCGGAGACACACCCAGCGCCCCGGCGACGTGGTTCACATAGGCGGTGGTGTCATTCTCCACAGGCGGCGCCCAGCGGTTGATAATGCCCCGCACCGTCGTCAGGCCGTGGCGGTTGCGGTAGGTCTTCAGCGTCCGGGCCAGTGCCCGGATGCCGTTCTCCGGTCTGTCGAAAATCACAAAGCGGCCATCGCTGCCGACTCGGCCCTGCCATGCGGTGCCGTTGTCCTCGATGTTGCCCGGATTGTTGTTGCGAATGCCCCGCGGCTTATAAAACGTCATGGTTCCCATCCCCAATAGAATCAAACTCAGTATCAATAGGATCTTGCTGCTGCTCATTGCGTACCGCTTCCTCTGCTGCTTCCTGTTCGGCTATGGCCGTGACATAGCGTGTGTGCTCGTCAATCAGCCACGCATAGGCCGCATCAAACACGGCGCTGTTAATGGTCTGGTTCGGGCGGTTATCGGTGTATTCGATATGACCCAGCCCGGTCAGGGTGTTGTAATCAATCGCCCACTCGCCCTGGCGCATGGCAAAGCCGCCCATCTGGCCGAGGAAGGCAGGCACGCCATCAATGACGATGAGCTGATCCTGTGTAATTGCTGTAATTCTCATAACTTCATAATCCAGATGACGGCCACCGACTGCTGACGCACGTCGACGTTGCCGTGGTTGTGAGACTGCCCGCCGCCCGGTGTGCTCACTTGGGTACTGGCATTGTGCAGCCGTAAACCCAGTGTCCGGGGCGATGAACGCCCGGTCTCCGCGTACGCACTCCAGCCGTTATTCGGGATCGACCGATTGGCAACCCCCGCATTGGTGATGCCGGAGATTTGAAAGTTACTGGTGCGTTGATAGATCATGGACGAGCTGGGAAGCTGGGTGGATGACAGGGTGTGATTCCCTGTCGCCCGGCTGTCCGCCCCGAAAGTCTCGTTCGGACTGTAGGACCGGCCCGCACCGACCACCGCCCGATCGCACATATCCGGTGTCCCGTTTTCACCATCACAGAGCACCCAGCCCAGCGGGATAGATTCAAGCGTGCCGTTATGGATCTTGATATCACCGCTTTTCCAGCTTCCGGCGCTGCCGCCGTGTAACCTAGCCATGGCGCACCTCCGCCAGTGTCCGGACTGTGGCCCCTTCCACCGCATAGGCGAACACCGCCGCCCCGGTTTCCAGCGTCATGGACTCCCCCGCGGCGATATAAATCCCGCTCAGGTTGTCCACCCCTTCCCCGCCCACATAAAGCCCCCGGTCGGTTTGAACCAGTACAGACTGGCGCGTGTTGTCCGCCTCAATCAGCACAGTGCTGACCGTCGGGTCTAACGTGGTTGCGGCACTGACCAGCCTGTCACTGCTCGCCACCGCAACCAGCCCGCTGACCTGCTGCACCTGCGGCAGATTGCCAATCTCCACCTGACCGCTAACGGTTTGCACCGCGGGCAAATTGGTGATCGCCACCTCCCCTTGCACCGCCTGCACATCCGGCAAATTGCCTACGATGACCTTTCCGCTCACAGGCTGCACCGCGGGCCAGTTCCCAACGGACACCGGGGCCGAAAACGACACAGGCACCGTCTGCTGAATGGCATCAATGGTCACGGGTTCGCGGATGCTGTGCACCTCGACCGCGCCGCTAATTGCCACCGCGTCAGACTGGGTGTTCACCGGGATATCGGTCAGCTGATACTTGAGGGTGACCGCCGCCTGATGGTGGTTGTACAGTTCGATGGTCTCGAAGCCACCCAGCGGCACCACATCGTTTTTCTTCAGCTCGGTCCCGACTTCCCGGTTTTGGGTTTTCGCCAGCAAGGTGACGGTGTGGGAGCAGTCACGAATGAGCAGGTACTGGCTGACAGCCGAGATAATTTTCTCTCCGGCCTGTAGCTGTACTTCGATGATTTTCTGTGTCTGATACATCCGTTACCTCTTGAGCAAAACAACCAGCAATACCAAGCCAATGACCGCCGCAAAGGCCATCATGACGCGGGTGTTCAGTTGCCCGATATCACTAGCGCCCCCGGTGTTCGCGCTGGCGTTGATACTGTTCGCCAGCTGCATGGACTGTGTCGCCAGATTGCTCTGGTTTGATGCCATGCCGCCGAGGGAATTCAGCGCCCCGTTGAAGGTTTCCAGCCCGAAAGTGAAGGCATCATTCAACGCGGAACTGTTCGCCGCCAATGCATTCGAGCCAAGGGTCATGGCATCACTGGCCATTTCCCCCGCCGCTTCCATGGCCCCGTGATCCGTCATGGTCAAGGTGCCACTGATACCGCTGAGCATCATCCCGCTGTTGTCACCGCTCACGCCCATGCTGTTGGAGGTATTGGTGCTCTGGTTAATGTTCTGGTTGGTACTCTTTTTTGAACTGAGGAGACCCATATCAGCGCCCCTTCATGTAGAAAAACAGCAGCACCATGGCGGCAATCGCGACCACAATCAGGGTGTAGTTCGTGGACTTGGCCCCGAAGGTCACGCCCCCCGCTTCAAAGTTCATTTCAACCGGGCCGTTGGTCGTGGTCATCGGCCCGCTGTCACTTACCGACTCCAGCGCACCAAACGCCCCGGACATATCCATGCCGGGAAAGCCCATACTGGCCCCGGCGGCCGTCCCGGCCAGACTGGCTAAACCGCCTCCTGAAGATGCATCACTCACAACACCCCCTTCTTACGAAAATAAATAAACGCCAGTACCAGTACGATGACCCCCACGGCCACAACACCTGCACTCAAGTACTTGGTTCCGTCGGCGGCGGTATACCCGAGGGAGCCACCCACAAGGGCACCGCTGCCCCACAACACCCCACCGCCGATTAATAAAGGGACTAATGGCATGTCTACCTCCGCATAATCAGAACGATGACCAACAGCAGGACAACCGCCCCACCGATGATCCAGCCATAAGACATTGACTGGGGTTGGGGCTGGGTGATTTTGGCCGTATTGCCCGTCTCGTTTGCAACCGGGTCTTGGGTGCTGTTCGGGGTCGGTTTGCTGGCAAGGTATTCATTCCACCAATTGCCCGCGAAATCCGTCGTGTCGTCCCATGCTCCGCCCAGCATTTCACTGCCCTTATCGACAGCATTATTCAGCCAATCCAGCATTCAGCCCCCTTAGCCCGCGACCTGTGCCGCCGTGCGCTCAACGTCCAGATATTCCGTAATCACGGTCACGCTGCCCGCAGGCTTGCTGGTCTTGAAGGTGAACAGCAGCTCTTTGGCCCGCGCCGTCGGGAACATTTCATTGCGGATAAAACCACGCATCAGAAAGTCCAGATGGAACATACCCTGCTGCCACATCAGATCATTACGGTTCGCCATGTAGCACTCACGCCATGCCGTGGTCTCATAGGCCACGTTGTCATCACGCTTGATTTCCAGCTCTTCGATGGCGTCGGTCATGAAATGCATGCGGCGAATGCTGCGCTTCATGTCGTTCGGCAGGGTGTTAAAGGTGTTGGTGCCCTGCGCTGGCATATCAATCTGCAAGCGCTCGATACGCGGCAGGTACATACGCACCGCCTGCGGGGTGTTCACCTCAGCGATCACTTCGAGGGTCGGCATTTCCGGGTCACCTTCTTTCTTCGCGCCAATATCCACCTGAATCTGAAGGGACTCACCCAGCATGGTGACCAGTGAGGTCAGTTGCTGGCCGTCTTTCAGCTTCAGGGACAGGTCGGCAAAGGACACGATGAAAACCTGCTCACCCTGCGGTGCAAGGGCTGCGGGAACGTCCATCTGCTTGTACTGCTCCAGCGTCTGGAAGAAGGTCGCCGGAATACCGCTGATAAAAGCGTTACTGTTCAGGCGAAACGTGATTTCCAGCCGTTCAAGGGGCAGGTTGGTGTTAAACATGAACGCATCAAACGTCTGGCCTGTCGGCACTGTCAGCGTTGAGCGGCCGTTATAGGTCACACCGCTGAAGCTCGACAGCTTCAGTTTCTTGACCCCTTGGTATTTGTAATTGGCAATGGCTTGCGCCTGCGCTTCTGGCGTTACTGCGACAACACTCATGATTAGAACCACCCGTTACCGTAAATTGTTTCTTTGATTTTTTTCAGACTGGAGACGTTGTTGATCACTGCGATAATCACCAGCGTGACCAGTACCGTCATCAGCAACACTTTGTGCTCTTTTTTCATAGCGTTCCTTTGTGTGGTTGGAAAATAGCGCCGTATTGGCAGGGCTATGAAAACGACTTTCGGCAGGGTTGAAAATGAGAAGAAACCTATAGGTTGAACGGGTAACCTATAGGTTTAGATGTGAGGTAGGTCACGCAGCTTTTTGGCTGTTTTTCCGGTAGGTCAGGGAAACTTTCCGGCCTGTCTGGCAGTTCAGTGCCCCTTTGCGGTAGTTGCCCACCCCGTCCTCAACGTGGATGAAATCCGCGATCGGTTTATTGATTTCCAGCTTGTTCATTTTGGCCGAGCGCAAGGCCGCAATGTCTGCCACAGGCACGGATTTCGCATCCGACAAATACTTCGCATCATTCATCGAATTGACCGCGCACAGATACCATGTCGGGGACTGGGTGGTGATGGTTTTCGGCACCTCCTGCCCCCGCTGGAATACTGTGGTGACGATGCCACCATACTGACGGGCACCGCGCAACAGCTCTCCGGTTTTCCCCTTCAGGGTGCCCGCCGTGGGCGAGCAGGACGCCAGTTCTTCAATGCAGATTTCAAGGGGGGCTTTGCGGCCATCCAGTACAGACCACACCGCCGCCGAGAAGAATTCCAGTTCATCAAACACCAAATCCGCCGGGATGTAGGCAATCTTAAAAGCACTGTGGCCCTGACGGGCTTTGACCAGTGCCTTGAGGAAATCCGCTTTCGAGTGGTAGCCCCGCACCTGCTGGCCCTGAAAGGGTTTCCCGGCGTAGTTCTCATAAGGGTCAAAGAACACCGCCTGCGCCTTGGCGGTGATGAATTTCCCGTGCTTGACCAGTGAGGTTTTCCCGCTGCCCGTACCGCCGATAATGACCCGGTGCAACGGGTCAAGATGGGTGTTGGAATTCTTAGGCCGCGGCAAGTTCAGGATCGGCTTTTTCGCCATCGTCCACCTCCTGCTGTTCCTGCGCTTCGGCCAGTTGGGCGCGCTTCTCCGCCCGAAGCCCTTTCACCTGACGGGCCGTGACGCCGCCCAGACCGACCACGGCCACCAAGAAGAGGATTTCTTCTTTGTACTGGCCGAGCCAGTTCAGCCACGTTGCCCCGTGTTTCTGCATCAAAGGCCCGGCAGCTTTGAGCACTTTACCCTTGGCTTTCTCGTCGTATTCAAAGTCCATGCCGATGGCAAAGCTGATCGCCTGCTCAGACAGGACAAAACCCAAGTCCAGCAAATCAACCGCCGCTTCTGCCGCGTCGTCA
This DNA window, taken from Photobacterium sp. CCB-ST2H9, encodes the following:
- the cysI gene encoding assimilatory sulfite reductase (NADPH) hemoprotein subunit yields the protein MTEKLSDNERLKRESDFLRGTIAEDLQDRITGGFTADNFQLIRFHGMYQQDDRDIRPERQKQKLEPLHNVMLRARMPGGIITPKQWLAIDQFSQDKTMYGSIRLTTRQTFQFHGVLKPNIKLMHQTLNDYGIDSIATAGDVNRNVLCTSNPVESELHQQAYEWAKKISEHLLPKTRAYAEIWLNGEKLEGHKDEEPILGSNYLPRKFKTTVVIPPQNDVDVHANDLNFVAIAENGQLVGFNVLVGGGLAMTHGDTATYPRRADDFGFVPLEKTLDVAAAVVTTQRDWGNRSNRKNAKTKYTLDRVGVDVFKAEVEKRAGVAFEESRPYEFTGRGDRFGWVNGIDGKYHLTLFIENGRLLDYPDKPLKTGVAEIAKIHKGDFRMTSNQNLIIAGVAPEDKATIEQIARAHGLIDDGVSVQRQNSMACVSLPTCPLAMAEAERFLPDFVTDFEALLAKHGLSKDEHIILRVTGCPNGCGRAMLAEIGLVGKAPGRYNLHLGGNVNGTRIPKMYRENITVDEIMTELDQLVGRWATEREAGEGFGDFTIRAGIIAPVEVSVRDFYA
- a CDS encoding assimilatory sulfite reductase (NADPH) flavoprotein subunit, with the translated sequence MLLKELSALASPLNDQQIGQLQQAVAELSSQQLAWISGYFWGLSQTQSAGQQPAGQPVAAVAAKPAGKLTIIYASQTGNAKGVAQALKEEAVAAGIQADVFASGDYKGKNLTKETHVVIVASTHGEGEAPDDAMELHEFLQSKRAPKLPNLNYAVLGLGDSSYEFFCQTAKDFDSYLSKLGAKPFVDRIDCDVDYDAPAAEWRAKALESIKDELLGGGDAEVVQLPVGQSAQAAVSQYNKQNPYPAELLLSQKITGRDSGKDVRHVEIDLAESGLTYQPGDALGVWYDNDPALAEALAAKVGLSADASVEVDGATLSLKDALVSKYEITAANPQLVTKFAELSGSKKLLKLVEHKDKLREYAANTQVIDVFAEKKTELTAEQLQGLLRRLTPRLYSIASSQEEVGEEVHLTVGLVEYQQGEESRFGGASGYLAHRLEEGANVRVFVEGNNNFKLPADDNTPVIMIGPGTGIAPFRAFIQERDNRDAEGKNWLFFGDRTFTDDFLYQVEWQKYLKDGVLSRLDVAFSRDQQEKVYVQHRILENAAEVWQWLQDGAHLYVCGDANRMAKDVHEALITVAEQQGGKSREDAEQYLNDLRKAKRYQKDVY
- a CDS encoding TIGR04219 family outer membrane beta-barrel protein, whose amino-acid sequence is MKKTMLSAAAVAVALATAVPAQADMLLGGTVGADAWFSSAEINDAVDGGDNTVPSFYASFEHFVPLIPNARIAYANIEADAVAFKQTDLTAYYEILDNDLVSVDVGVSLIKFTNGEYNAQGHIQTFDDEWQPAVYGNVEIGFPMTPLTAFAEGNVGEFDGTSTLDAKAGLKFTIPLVAADLNLRGGYRVMDYDFDAINNPLGGKVKLDGFFAGVEVDF
- the pspG gene encoding envelope stress response protein PspG gives rise to the protein MVEILFLLVFAGVLVMTGVSLLGMMVAIAAGFVVMALAGLLGVVIKLLPWIILIAIGVWIYRNARRDNPYRSGRYRDMHRRK
- the dusA gene encoding tRNA dihydrouridine(20/20a) synthase DusA → MKPENPTQYPTCRFSVAPMLDWTDRHCRYFHRLLSEHALLYTEMVTTGAIIHGKGDFLAYNEEEHPLALQLGGSNPADLAHCARLAQDRGYDEVNLNVGCPSDRVQNGRFGACLMGEADLVAQCVSAMREVVDIPVTVKTRIGIDEQDSYQFLVDFVGTVSEKGGCDNFTIHARKAWLSGLSPKENREIPPLDYPRVYQLKQDFPHLTMAINGGVKTLAEIEAHLAHLDGVMVGREAYQNPYMLAELDQQLFGCDRPIKKRREVVEAMYPYIERQLANGSYLGHITRHMLGLFQNMPGARQWRRHISENAHKPGAGIEVVQQALDKIPAHLDV